In a genomic window of Zingiber officinale cultivar Zhangliang chromosome 9B, Zo_v1.1, whole genome shotgun sequence:
- the LOC122023672 gene encoding tubby-like F-box protein 8: MSFRSIVRDVRDGFGSLSRRSFDVRLSSLIGHRRGKSQGSVLELHDPCPVIQQSRWASLPPELLRDVIRRLEASESTWPSRKHVVACAAVCRSWREMCKEIVKCPEVSGKLTFPISLKQPGPRDGTIQCFIKRDKSKLTYHLYLCLSTSVLVETGKLLLSAKRNRRTTYTEYIISMDAGSISKTSNSYIGKLRSNFLGTKFVVYDTQPPHNISTVCPPGRTSRRFSKKVSPKVPSGSYNIAQVTYELNVLGTRGPRRMHCIMYSIPASALEPGGTVPGQPENLVSHSLDDSFRSMSFSKSSIMDRSFDFNSSRFSDITGGTREGEEEDNIKERPLVLRNKHPRWHEQLQCWCLNFRGRVTIASVKNFQLISAVQPSAGAPTPSEPPAVQSEHDKVILQFGKVGKDMFTMDYKYPLSAFQAFAICLSSFDTKLACE; this comes from the exons ATGTCATTCCGTAGTATAGTCCGTGATGTTAGAGATGGCTTTGGCAGTTTATCAAGGCGGAGTTTTGATGTCAGGCTTTCAAGTCTAATCGGTCATCGCAGGGGAAAATCCCAAGGCTCTGTGCTGGAGTTGCATGATCCATGTCCTGTTATCCAGCAGAGTCGTTGGGCTAGCTTACCCCCTGAGCTTCTCCGTGATGTGATCAGAAGGTTAGAGGCAAGTGAAAGCACATGGCCATCTCGGAAGCATGTTGTTGCCTGTGCAGCTGTCTGTAGATCATGGAGGGAGATGTGCAAAGAGATTGTTAAGTGTCCAGAAGTCAGTGGGAAGCTCACGTTTCCAATCTCTCTAAAGCAG CCTGGACCGCGGGATGGAACCATTCAATGCTTCATTAAGAGGGATAAGTCAAAACTTACTTATCATTTGTACCTGTGTCTTAGCACCT CTGTTCTCGTTGAGACTGGTAAGCTTCTCCTATCAGCTAAAAGAAATCGCCGAACCACTTATACAGAATATATTATCTCAATGGATGCTggaagcatatcaaagacaagcaATTCATACATTGGAAAGCTAAG GTCAAACTTTCTTGGCACCAAATTTGTGGTATACGACACCCAGCCTCCACACAACATTTCtaccgtttgcccacctggtcgaACAAGTCGTAGGTTCTCCAAGAAAGTCTCTCCCAAAGTCCCTTCAGGCAGCTATAACATAGCCCAGGTTACGTATGAGTTGAATGTTCTTGGCACACGAGGACCACGGCGTATGCACTGCATCATGTACTCGATTCCTGCATCAGCACTTGAGCCTGGGGGCACAGTTCCTGGTCAACCTGAGAACCTTGTTTCCCATTCCCTTGATGACTCTTTCCGCAGCATGTCATTCTCCAAGTCCTCGATCATGGACCGTTCATTCGACTTCAACAGCTCTCGCTTCTCTGACATAACTGGAGGAACTCGCGAGGGAGAAGAGGAGGATAACATAAAGGAAAGGCCATTGGTACTGCGAAACAAACACCCAAGGTGGCATGAGCAGCTGCAATGTTGGTGCCTGAACTTCCGTGGCAGGGTTACAATTGCTTCGGTGAAGAACTTCCAGCTGATATCTGCTGTGCAGCCATCAGCGGGCGCTCCGACTCCATCAGAGCCACCAGCAGTGCAATCTGAGCATGATAAGGTAATCCTCCAGTTTGGCAAGGTGGGGAAGGATATGTTCACCATGGATTACAAGTATCCACTCTCTGCCTTCCAGGCTTTTGCCATATGTTTGAGCAGCTTCGACACCAAGTTGGCTTGTGAATAA